The following proteins come from a genomic window of Aquimarina sp. MAR_2010_214:
- a CDS encoding AraC family transcriptional regulator — protein MLKTLSLILCFYLSTYSIFAQDQKEIDLSQFEQVISAPQDSVAKYKKLLSASYRTGDLKAFKNYGQIILHIAIANDLKEEQVSALVYIAIYYQQIDQYDESISNYLEAEKLSESLPENSFSRILVQVNMGNLYNHIQDYEKVKLSMKKVIALAMYQENPDKFIISAYSSLGKADLNEGNYSEALKYMYKVKDLAEKMNRNDKIIRALINIAECQRYLKLYDQAIENSTKALDKIDKNESASLTASANVIIGVSRYLSNQPAKALPNLKKARNIAGEGNFLYIKMEAHQYLAKTYEALDSIKKSLQEQKAYTNTREKYLKTLSKAQRLKIEKESENKSDIISEQQKSIVFLSKEKQVYVFAGVVLMIVLIVSSIIYWNKRRKLAEESLQLQDDKALLKNENEALKDKLNAFAQKIQKQEAVKGSTKTQQQKKSSLREEDQQRYMELILNYMEEEKPYLDHETKQSDIADKLNMSVHLFSEVLNVCFQKNFNNFINLYRVDTAKQLMKEPKYQHYKILAIGYEAGFPSKTSFNRVFKKLVGLTPTEYQKKLTY, from the coding sequence ATGCTAAAGACGCTTTCTTTAATTCTTTGTTTTTATCTAAGCACTTATTCTATTTTTGCTCAAGATCAAAAAGAAATAGATCTTTCCCAGTTTGAGCAGGTAATTTCTGCTCCGCAAGATAGTGTCGCCAAATACAAGAAATTGCTGAGTGCATCCTACCGTACTGGTGATTTGAAAGCATTTAAAAATTATGGTCAAATAATTTTGCATATTGCAATAGCCAATGATTTAAAGGAAGAACAAGTTTCAGCATTGGTATATATAGCTATTTATTATCAACAAATAGATCAATATGATGAGTCTATAAGCAACTACCTTGAGGCTGAAAAATTAAGTGAATCTCTCCCTGAAAACTCTTTTTCTAGAATTCTTGTACAAGTTAATATGGGAAATTTATATAATCATATTCAAGATTATGAAAAGGTAAAATTATCCATGAAAAAGGTCATAGCATTAGCCATGTACCAGGAAAATCCCGATAAATTTATTATTTCAGCATACAGTTCCCTGGGTAAAGCAGATCTCAATGAAGGTAATTATTCAGAAGCTCTGAAATACATGTACAAAGTAAAAGATCTGGCTGAAAAAATGAACAGGAATGATAAAATAATTAGAGCCTTGATCAATATTGCCGAATGTCAGCGTTATTTAAAGCTTTACGACCAAGCTATAGAGAATAGCACAAAAGCGTTGGATAAAATTGATAAAAACGAATCAGCATCTCTAACCGCTTCGGCAAATGTTATTATTGGAGTTTCTCGTTATTTATCAAACCAACCTGCTAAAGCGCTCCCAAACTTAAAAAAGGCAAGAAATATTGCTGGCGAAGGTAATTTTCTATATATCAAAATGGAAGCCCATCAATATTTAGCAAAAACTTATGAGGCTCTAGATAGTATAAAAAAATCTTTACAAGAACAAAAAGCATATACCAATACTCGAGAAAAGTACTTAAAAACCCTCTCTAAAGCTCAGCGGTTAAAAATTGAAAAAGAGTCTGAAAACAAGTCTGATATTATATCTGAACAACAAAAATCTATTGTGTTTCTGAGCAAAGAAAAACAGGTATATGTATTTGCCGGAGTTGTTTTAATGATCGTATTAATTGTGTCCTCTATAATTTATTGGAACAAACGTAGAAAACTTGCAGAAGAATCTTTACAGTTACAAGATGATAAAGCTTTACTTAAAAATGAAAACGAAGCCTTAAAAGATAAATTGAATGCATTCGCTCAAAAGATTCAAAAACAAGAAGCCGTAAAAGGAAGCACCAAAACTCAACAGCAAAAAAAGTCTTCGCTTAGAGAAGAAGATCAACAAAGATACATGGAGCTTATCCTAAATTATATGGAAGAGGAAAAGCCTTATTTAGATCATGAGACCAAACAATCTGATATCGCAGATAAGTTAAACATGAGTGTCCATCTTTTTTCTGAAGTGCTGAATGTATGTTTTCAAAAAAACTTCAATAATTTTATTAATTTATATAGAGTTGATACGGCAAAACAGTTGATGAAAGAGCCCAAATACCAACACTACAAAATTCTGGCTATTGGCTATGAAGCTGGATTTCCTAGTAAAACATCATTTAACAGGGTTTTCAAAAAACTAGTAGGTCTTACACCTACCGAATATCAAAAGAAACTAACATACTAG
- a CDS encoding IS1595 family transposase, translated as MIPEDFRDFFISSSALVQSEIVSTLLEISTEGSALIDSNQSKAISCPHCKCNKIKANGKLKGVQRYVCNTCHKNFSETTGKFWYNLKKKDKVNRYLFCLLSGYSIRKSAKETGISIQTSFDWRHKLLVSFGSVSVDEFQGILESDDLFFAYSEKGNRNLDRPARKRGAKASKAGLSNEKVAVIASCDRSGNKDFKVATRGRISKSDLETILQGKLAKVETLCSDSHRSYTAFAKDKKVAHKKFNASKGQRAVDKIYHVQNVNNMDMRLRKFMEPFNGVATKYLQNYLNWFLVLEKIKNSTSKMATVAAIAFASNTAWMEFKNIVVNNMLFRT; from the coding sequence ATGATACCAGAAGATTTTAGAGATTTTTTCATTAGTTCATCGGCTTTGGTTCAATCAGAAATTGTTTCCACATTATTGGAGATCTCTACTGAGGGTTCAGCCCTGATTGATAGCAATCAGAGTAAAGCCATAAGCTGTCCTCATTGTAAGTGCAATAAAATTAAGGCTAATGGTAAGCTCAAAGGAGTACAGCGCTATGTTTGTAATACTTGTCATAAAAACTTTAGTGAAACTACCGGTAAGTTCTGGTACAACCTCAAGAAGAAAGACAAAGTTAATCGTTATTTATTCTGTTTACTCTCTGGATATAGTATTCGCAAGAGTGCCAAAGAAACAGGGATTTCTATTCAGACTTCTTTTGATTGGAGGCACAAATTACTTGTCTCCTTTGGGAGCGTAAGTGTGGATGAATTCCAAGGAATCCTAGAGAGTGATGATCTTTTCTTTGCTTACTCTGAAAAAGGGAATCGAAATTTGGATCGTCCTGCTAGAAAACGTGGCGCAAAGGCAAGTAAAGCTGGTCTCAGTAATGAAAAAGTAGCTGTGATAGCCAGTTGTGACCGATCAGGGAACAAAGATTTCAAAGTAGCTACCAGAGGTCGCATTAGTAAAAGTGACTTGGAGACTATATTACAAGGGAAGTTGGCTAAAGTAGAAACCCTTTGTAGCGACAGTCACAGAAGCTATACTGCATTTGCAAAAGACAAGAAGGTAGCACACAAAAAATTTAATGCTTCGAAGGGTCAAAGAGCTGTTGACAAAATATATCACGTACAAAATGTGAATAATATGGATATGCGTCTAAGGAAATTTATGGAGCCCTTCAATGGAGTGGCAACAAAATACCTTCAGAATTATCTGAATTGGTTTTTAGTCTTAGAAAAAATAAAAAATTCAACCAGTAAAATGGCAACCGTAGCAGCTATAGCCTTTGCTTCCAATACTGCCTGGATGGAATTTAAAAACATAGTAGTAAATAATATGCTTTTTAGAACTTAG
- a CDS encoding lipocalin family protein: MKKLLLCFFVITLCNACAKKSPLIGKWKLTHVLVDPGNGKGIFQKVNQEKIIEFFKDGTLKANVSYCPLDSDKAIGMSGTYDINHTQLIMPCTSSESKINFEINESILIIDYPTQCMEPCKEKYAKID, from the coding sequence ATGAAAAAGCTTCTCCTATGTTTTTTTGTCATTACGCTTTGTAATGCTTGCGCTAAGAAATCACCATTAATTGGTAAATGGAAACTAACACATGTATTGGTAGATCCAGGAAATGGAAAAGGCATCTTTCAAAAAGTGAACCAAGAAAAAATTATCGAATTCTTTAAGGATGGCACCTTAAAAGCAAATGTATCCTACTGCCCATTAGACAGTGATAAGGCTATTGGAATGTCTGGAACCTATGATATAAATCATACTCAGCTTATTATGCCTTGTACATCTTCAGAATCTAAAATAAATTTTGAAATAAATGAGTCTATATTAATTATCGATTATCCTACGCAATGCATGGAGCCTTGTAAAGAAAAGTATGCCAAAATTGATTGA
- a CDS encoding AraC family transcriptional regulator encodes MHLKLLRSIIILSISFIGYGQSFRVSDSLMQKTYKQLSEDFHTSLDDNKSKAILYVHAYFKKGKNSKDSSRIAWAYVYKSLLYNDSKKRKIAALDSAIFFGKNIVKKNHPEVFYNKRGIAYGEFGDLNNSFKDYLTALDHSRKNNNTPYIYLLKHNIANLKRKLGKYDEAKRLFKECITYEKSIKNKTTQDTISYLLTLTELISVYRLSNQIDSAKILNKEGIKLSKSKPVEFLFDLNDGILDYYDQEYNSAVNKIKTILPKIINPERGYESTTDLINAYLYLGNSNKNLGKTSRSITCFKKIDSVSKTLNYFLPESRLAYVELVDYYKSIGDHTNQLLYINKLLSADSILTKDYRIVSDKLLREFDTRELLEQKQKIITSLEKENRKISSQNIIISILLLLSLIGISYYYYRQQLYKKRFLKLLHQISNQNQKKNQSNDDSSSSSINKETLDKLLDNLQQFEEKKAFLRPLTSKDLAKSFGSNSSYLSKVVNTFKEKSFSNYINDLRIDFVIDKLNKDSMFRKYTVQAIAQEIGFNNSEAFSKAFYKKTGIYPSYFIKKLEKQKNDKLDQPSR; translated from the coding sequence ATGCATTTAAAACTGCTTAGAAGCATCATTATTCTTTCTATCTCGTTTATAGGATATGGACAATCTTTTCGAGTTTCTGATTCCTTGATGCAAAAAACATATAAACAGCTTAGTGAAGACTTCCATACAAGCTTAGATGATAATAAGTCAAAAGCAATATTATATGTTCACGCTTATTTTAAGAAAGGAAAAAACAGTAAAGACAGCAGTCGCATAGCATGGGCTTATGTTTATAAAAGTCTATTATACAATGATTCAAAAAAAAGAAAAATAGCCGCTTTAGATAGTGCTATTTTTTTTGGAAAAAATATCGTTAAAAAGAATCATCCAGAGGTTTTCTATAACAAAAGAGGAATTGCCTATGGGGAGTTTGGTGATCTTAATAATAGCTTTAAGGACTACTTAACAGCATTAGACCACTCTAGAAAAAACAATAATACACCATATATATACCTTCTAAAGCATAACATTGCAAATCTGAAAAGGAAACTAGGAAAATATGATGAGGCCAAAAGATTATTTAAAGAATGTATAACTTATGAAAAAAGTATCAAGAACAAAACGACTCAAGATACTATTTCTTATCTATTGACACTAACAGAATTAATTTCTGTATATAGGTTAAGTAATCAAATAGATTCTGCAAAAATTTTAAATAAAGAAGGAATTAAATTATCTAAAAGTAAACCTGTCGAATTTTTGTTCGACTTAAATGATGGTATTTTAGATTATTACGATCAAGAATATAATTCGGCGGTAAATAAAATTAAAACAATATTACCTAAAATTATTAATCCAGAAAGAGGGTATGAAAGTACCACCGATCTAATTAATGCGTATCTATATTTAGGAAATTCTAATAAAAACTTAGGTAAAACCTCAAGGTCTATTACTTGCTTTAAAAAAATAGACTCTGTTTCTAAAACTTTAAATTATTTTTTACCCGAAAGTAGATTAGCCTATGTAGAACTGGTTGATTATTACAAATCTATTGGCGACCATACCAATCAACTACTGTATATAAATAAATTATTAAGTGCAGATAGTATTTTAACAAAAGACTACAGGATTGTTAGTGATAAACTATTAAGAGAATTTGACACCAGAGAACTCCTTGAACAAAAACAAAAAATCATAACCTCGTTAGAAAAAGAGAACAGAAAGATATCTTCTCAAAATATTATCATATCAATACTTTTGTTATTAAGTCTAATTGGTATTAGTTATTATTACTATCGACAGCAGCTTTACAAAAAGAGATTTTTAAAACTCTTACATCAAATTTCTAATCAAAACCAAAAAAAAAATCAATCTAATGATGATTCTAGTTCCTCATCAATCAACAAAGAGACCCTAGATAAACTACTTGATAACCTTCAACAATTTGAAGAAAAAAAAGCATTTTTAAGACCTCTAACCTCAAAAGATCTTGCCAAAAGCTTTGGATCAAACTCTAGTTATCTTTCTAAAGTGGTCAATACTTTTAAAGAAAAAAGCTTTAGCAATTATATCAATGATTTACGAATCGATTTTGTGATCGATAAATTAAACAAGGATTCGATGTTTAGAAAATATACAGTACAAGCCATTGCGCAAGAAATTGGCTTTAATAACTCTGAAGCATTTTCGAAAGCATTCTATAAAAAAACAGGGATTTACCCTTCATATTTTATTAAAAAGCTAGAAAAACAAAAAAATGATAAGCTTGATCAGCCTTCTCGTTGA
- a CDS encoding glyoxalase/bleomycin resistance/extradiol dioxygenase family protein, translated as MKITAGHQQAMPYIVVEKAEDFIDFIRKIFHAQEMIRSLDVDNRIQHSEIRIGDTTILLTEASQHNPAHPGCMYVYVKDTDQTYYEAIDAGAKSLMEPMEEDYGARGAGFQDPFGNTWWIATLN; from the coding sequence ATGAAAATCACTGCTGGTCACCAGCAAGCTATGCCATATATAGTAGTCGAAAAAGCCGAAGATTTTATTGATTTTATTCGAAAAATCTTTCATGCGCAGGAAATGATACGAAGCCTGGATGTTGATAACAGAATACAACATTCAGAAATCAGGATCGGCGATACTACTATTCTTCTTACAGAAGCTTCACAACATAATCCTGCACACCCTGGGTGCATGTATGTCTATGTAAAAGATACTGATCAAACCTATTATGAAGCAATAGATGCAGGAGCCAAATCCTTGATGGAACCTATGGAAGAAGATTATGGCGCCAGAGGAGCCGGTTTTCAAGATCCATTTGGTAACACGTGGTGGATCGCTACATTAAATTAA
- a CDS encoding cytochrome-c peroxidase: MFDKAYGDIIESQRYTTKNAGLAMAAYERTLLTNKSPWQEWLKGDYDAMSIAEKKGAIVFFGNGKCYQCHTGPALNDKSFYAFGMGDFDNSAKALVLDSAGFENVKKGRGGFTKNPNDDYKFKTPTLYNITDNGFYGHGGTFTSVRDVIVYKNKGIPQSTEVSYENLATQFGTIDLTNQEIDNLTAFIETSLRDTNLTRYVPETLKSGLCFPVNDVQSQQDLGCN; this comes from the coding sequence ATGTTTGACAAAGCTTATGGCGATATTATAGAAAGTCAACGATATACTACTAAGAATGCAGGACTTGCTATGGCTGCTTATGAAAGAACGTTACTTACCAATAAATCACCTTGGCAAGAATGGTTAAAAGGAGATTATGACGCTATGAGTATTGCAGAAAAGAAAGGAGCAATTGTATTTTTTGGTAACGGAAAATGTTACCAATGCCATACTGGACCAGCGCTAAATGATAAGAGTTTTTATGCCTTTGGAATGGGGGATTTTGATAATTCTGCTAAAGCATTAGTGCTAGATAGTGCAGGTTTTGAAAATGTAAAGAAAGGAAGAGGGGGATTCACTAAAAACCCAAATGATGATTATAAATTTAAAACACCAACCCTTTATAATATCACCGATAATGGTTTTTATGGTCATGGAGGTACATTTACATCGGTTAGAGACGTTATAGTGTATAAAAATAAAGGAATCCCACAATCAACAGAAGTATCATATGAAAATCTGGCAACTCAATTTGGCACTATTGATTTGACAAATCAGGAAATAGATAATCTCACCGCTTTTATAGAAACAAGTTTACGAGATACTAATCTTACTCGATATGTGCCTGAAACGTTGAAATCGGGATTATGCTTTCCGGTTAATGATGTACAATCTCAACAAGATTTGGGATGTAACTAA
- a CDS encoding cytochrome-c peroxidase: MRKITTLTLITLLLFSCTNDDDYVPIASGLDKDLKILLTDISKDKGLAYFILPQSDDYVKIPQDPLNPITKEKVELGKLLLHETALGRNPKMDEMKATYSCASCHQVAAGFSSGLRQGIGECGVGFGTNGNGRLINTSVLVDSVDIQPLRTPTLLNVAYQDVMLWNGQFGATGTNEGTESNWTNIQENFLGFQGIEVQAIKGQGVHRLLVDRDFVDTFGYKEMWLSSN; this comes from the coding sequence ATGCGAAAAATAACTACTCTTACACTTATTACATTACTTTTATTTTCTTGTACTAATGATGATGACTATGTACCTATAGCATCAGGTTTGGACAAAGATTTAAAAATTCTTTTAACTGATATTTCTAAGGATAAAGGTCTTGCATATTTTATCTTACCACAAAGTGATGATTATGTCAAAATACCACAGGATCCTCTAAATCCAATTACTAAAGAAAAAGTTGAACTAGGAAAGCTGTTATTACATGAAACAGCTCTTGGTAGAAACCCAAAAATGGATGAAATGAAAGCCACATATTCTTGTGCTTCTTGTCATCAGGTTGCCGCGGGATTTAGTTCTGGATTAAGACAGGGTATTGGAGAATGTGGTGTAGGTTTTGGAACTAATGGTAATGGTAGATTAATAAACACTAGTGTTCTTGTTGATTCTGTAGACATTCAACCACTTCGCACACCTACTCTTTTAAACGTGGCATACCAAGATGTAATGTTATGGAATGGACAATTTGGAGCTACAGGAACTAATGAAGGAACAGAAAGTAATTGGACAAATATTCAAGAGAATTTTTTAGGATTTCAGGGTATAGAAGTTCAGGCAATAAAAGGTCAAGGAGTACACAGGTTACTGGTTGATAGAGATTTTGTAGATACTTTTGGGTATAAAGAAATGTGGCTAAGTTCTAATTAG
- the brnQ gene encoding branched-chain amino acid transport system II carrier protein gives MRFNKETFVAGFALFSMFFGAGNLMLPPLLGYKAGDAWFLVIMGFTISAVIIPLLGIFAHARLQGTMLDFAKKVSPKFSFVYCILVYLISITLPSPRTASVTHEMAIQPFFGTSAWLTSTIYFALVLLFVLNRSKILSLLGKFLSPIIFIVVLSIICISIFSMQTPGINPSEFQAPFIRGLLEGYQTFDAIGAVVVGGVIIVSLKIKRENDFKRNQNLIVGSGILAGIGLFVIYAGMIYSGALFGADFDTDISRTDLLSGMSLKTLGNIGKVFLSILVGLACFTTAVGIVTGTADFIKGVYNGSQKAYLITALVACILGVLMGQFDVHYIINVAKPALMFIYPITIILILLNVLPNRFTSSLVFRAVVIVTILFSIPDFLGSIGMQNYVAPILKILPLGVYSLAWLLPALVTLVVMNIFSKIK, from the coding sequence ATGAGATTTAATAAAGAAACTTTTGTTGCAGGATTTGCATTATTTTCAATGTTTTTTGGTGCAGGAAATCTGATGCTTCCACCTCTTCTTGGGTATAAAGCAGGTGATGCTTGGTTTCTGGTTATTATGGGTTTTACCATTTCGGCAGTAATTATTCCTTTGTTAGGAATCTTTGCACATGCTCGCTTACAAGGGACTATGCTTGATTTTGCAAAGAAAGTATCTCCCAAATTTAGTTTTGTTTATTGTATATTGGTTTATTTGATCTCAATCACGTTGCCTTCTCCAAGAACAGCATCTGTGACTCATGAGATGGCAATTCAACCTTTTTTTGGTACAAGTGCATGGTTAACCAGTACAATCTATTTTGCATTAGTATTACTTTTTGTACTCAACCGATCTAAGATTCTTAGCTTATTAGGTAAATTTCTTTCTCCTATTATATTTATTGTTGTACTCAGTATTATTTGTATTAGTATTTTTTCAATGCAAACTCCTGGAATTAACCCTTCAGAATTTCAAGCTCCTTTTATTAGAGGATTGCTAGAAGGGTATCAAACATTTGATGCAATAGGAGCGGTTGTTGTTGGTGGAGTTATTATTGTTTCTCTAAAAATTAAAAGAGAAAATGATTTTAAAAGAAACCAAAACCTGATTGTTGGATCAGGCATATTAGCAGGAATTGGCCTTTTTGTTATTTATGCCGGAATGATTTATAGTGGTGCATTATTTGGTGCTGATTTTGATACTGATATTTCCCGAACAGATTTATTATCAGGGATGAGTTTAAAAACCTTGGGTAATATTGGTAAAGTTTTTCTAAGTATTTTGGTTGGGCTAGCCTGTTTTACCACAGCTGTAGGTATTGTAACTGGTACTGCAGATTTTATAAAAGGTGTTTATAATGGGTCTCAAAAAGCATATCTTATTACTGCACTTGTGGCTTGTATTCTGGGGGTGTTAATGGGGCAATTTGATGTGCATTATATCATTAATGTAGCAAAACCAGCATTAATGTTTATTTACCCTATAACCATTATTTTGATTCTTTTGAATGTTTTACCCAATAGATTCACTTCTTCATTAGTATTTAGAGCTGTTGTTATTGTAACTATTTTATTTAGTATTCCTGATTTTTTGGGATCTATAGGAATGCAGAATTATGTTGCACCGATTTTAAAAATCCTTCCTTTAGGAGTATATAGTTTAGCTTGGTTATTACCTGCATTGGTAACATTAGTTGTTATGAACATCTTTTCAAAAATAAAATGA
- a CDS encoding alpha/beta fold hydrolase: MIVTYKGIKVNYKTFGKGTPVIFLHGFLENSTMWEETIDLISSTYHCISIDLLGHGHTDCIGYIHTMEDMAQAVKVVLDNLDISTASFVGHSMGGYVTLAFIDLFPDIVSGLVLLNSTSFPDSAERKKNRSRAIDIVKNNPNAYTSMAIANLFAEENRLRFTDRINIIKDQASKISLQGIISGLEGMKVRKNHTSLLSNFEKPKIIFAGTKDPILSYDQSIKESKQCNINLVSFDGGHMSYLENKDEYIIELYQFLNSF, translated from the coding sequence ATGATAGTTACATATAAAGGGATTAAGGTGAATTATAAAACCTTCGGAAAAGGTACTCCTGTAATTTTTCTACATGGGTTTTTAGAAAATTCTACTATGTGGGAAGAAACCATCGACCTTATATCAAGCACATATCATTGCATTTCTATCGATCTTTTAGGTCATGGTCATACCGATTGTATCGGGTATATACACACCATGGAGGATATGGCTCAAGCCGTCAAAGTTGTTTTGGACAATCTTGACATCTCTACGGCATCTTTTGTAGGTCATTCTATGGGTGGATATGTAACTCTTGCTTTCATAGATCTTTTTCCAGATATAGTTTCGGGATTAGTATTGTTAAATTCTACTTCTTTTCCTGATAGCGCCGAGAGAAAAAAAAACCGCAGTAGGGCTATTGATATTGTAAAAAATAATCCTAACGCATATACCAGCATGGCAATTGCTAATCTTTTTGCTGAAGAAAATCGATTACGATTTACCGATAGAATAAATATAATCAAAGATCAAGCTTCAAAGATTTCTTTGCAAGGAATCATTTCTGGTTTAGAAGGAATGAAAGTAAGAAAAAATCATACATCTCTTTTATCCAATTTTGAAAAACCCAAAATTATTTTTGCTGGCACTAAAGATCCAATTTTGTCATACGATCAAAGTATTAAAGAATCAAAACAATGTAATATTAACCTTGTTAGTTTTGATGGAGGGCATATGTCTTATTTAGAAAATAAAGACGAATATATTATAGAACTCTACCAGTTTCTAAACTCTTTTTAA
- the thiL gene encoding thiamine-phosphate kinase — protein sequence MIEDKNTPKTQLSELGEFGLINHLTKNFEIKQKTTSLGIGDDAAVLDFENKKCVLTTDLLIEGVHFDLSYVPLKHLGYKAVVVNLSDVYAMNARASQITVSIAVSNRFPLEALEELYAGIETAAKIYNVDVVGGDTTSSTTGLLISITAVGYANEEDLVYRSGAKENDLLVVTGDLGAAYLGLQVLEREKQVYEVNPNSQPDLDQYAYIIERQLKPEARKDIRELLKALEVKPTSMIDISDGLSSEIMHLCSQSKVGVNLYEEKIPLDPTVIATCEEFKMNSTTVALNGGEDYELLFTIKQEDYPKIKANPSLTVIGHITDEKSGIGLVTRANEKIAIQAQGWNPIKE from the coding sequence ATGATTGAAGACAAGAATACACCGAAGACACAACTATCTGAATTGGGAGAATTTGGACTTATCAACCATTTGACCAAGAATTTTGAGATCAAACAAAAAACAACTTCTCTTGGGATTGGTGATGATGCGGCAGTTTTGGATTTTGAAAACAAAAAGTGCGTATTAACAACAGATTTATTGATAGAAGGAGTACATTTTGATTTGTCGTATGTTCCATTAAAACATTTAGGATATAAAGCAGTGGTAGTTAATCTTTCTGATGTTTATGCAATGAATGCACGAGCATCACAAATCACAGTTTCTATTGCGGTATCAAATAGATTTCCCTTGGAAGCATTAGAAGAATTATATGCAGGAATTGAAACTGCTGCAAAGATTTATAATGTAGATGTCGTAGGAGGAGATACCACCTCTTCAACAACAGGGTTGCTTATTAGTATTACAGCGGTTGGATATGCAAATGAAGAAGATTTAGTATATCGTAGTGGAGCCAAAGAAAATGACCTTCTGGTTGTAACTGGTGATTTGGGGGCAGCATATTTGGGGCTTCAGGTGCTAGAGAGAGAGAAACAAGTCTATGAGGTTAACCCTAATTCGCAACCAGATCTGGATCAATATGCTTACATTATTGAGAGGCAACTTAAACCAGAAGCGCGAAAAGATATACGGGAACTTCTTAAAGCATTAGAAGTAAAACCAACAAGTATGATTGATATAAGTGACGGATTGTCATCAGAAATAATGCACCTTTGTTCTCAATCTAAAGTTGGAGTAAATTTATATGAAGAGAAAATCCCGTTAGACCCTACAGTTATAGCTACATGTGAAGAATTTAAAATGAATAGTACGACAGTAGCGTTAAATGGAGGTGAAGATTATGAATTATTGTTTACCATAAAACAAGAAGATTATCCTAAAATAAAAGCAAATCCAAGTCTTACCGTTATTGGTCATATAACAGATGAGAAAAGTGGAATAGGACTAGTAACCAGAGCAAATGAAAAGATAGCAATACAAGCCCAAGGATGGAATCCAATTAAGGAATAA